A region from the Drosophila ananassae strain 14024-0371.13 chromosome 2L, ASM1763931v2, whole genome shotgun sequence genome encodes:
- the LOC6500040 gene encoding biotin--protein ligase isoform X3, whose translation MLTLYYVGATVLQSWRIQKACSKIAEHLAQPSSISFYALQPGHDDGFDPLFASSELCGNRNAAKVTEILWLHANQRGCCLRPLQSLHITPWISFPPAPSLLPFAYSSETLTPVASPDESPPQQRVSLSDQGEHRMQLLLEAQVEPMQRPSSQDTTCVRLEDYAVRREGEPQPFELLANHLKRQSRVTVELDKEGWKKHLEDLRAASVLAHQATEFESHKNRTEGKSKSDILGQASEPLPKAVAVVEPTNKAALSPARIPVTVPKTEAKIEVKTSPAKSEAKVSPVYKTESKSTPTKGTPKKLDSQPSELEKLAAAQAAQQQNTPQEATPIKVVAAPKAAIPEIPDKTDSPKKPEKIAAEAPKPSKTFEVAKPLNSPVTATPPRPVLKRNKDSLQESKPLNVLVYSDSASARDSTLATLEQLLERNVYTIYPLMPQQAAQKYWTEQTALLVVCGSVAPGIGQVLVDYFLQGGKVLSLCSDILHFILPNYRTAEVREHELVQFSYDKWQRVKMMHHIFCYQPSPVKKHFSTDSEESTKSHSRKPALVCPRSMELKDLAGHNHNLDVQVLGTEETWNTPSLLLAKSLQSGGKAVFSQVHLETNPSEFETDEIKYSILKQNESTRLEIFADLLRKYLDVQVQGGDGPPQPGVVYQQAYFLGRHESKFELLEKLRLRCSGPDNVIATPKLTIKFCGKDDKPPVANNNVLPILIHSCPEDFSTVDYFDQLKTEHIGRLVIYAPVVSSSMHVINNLELINGLAVLPLQQTAGVGRSNNQWLSPLGCAMFSLQLHLAMDSPLGSRLPLLQHIIGAAIVNSLRSHPQYGILDISIKWPNDIYANGNQKIGGLVINTTLQGSQAIVNIGSGINLNNSKPTVCINDLIREHNQHSPNNKLPLLKYELFIAMIFNEIERLLGEVQNGDFDSFYDLYYSLWLHSGQTVKICLPNQQEREAEIVGIDDFGFLKVKLPSGAIETVQPDGNSFDMLKGLIVPKYH comes from the exons ATGTTGACCCTGTATTACGTGGGCGCCACTGTCCTGCAGTCATGGCGCATCCAAAAGGCCTGCTCCAAGATCGCCGAGCACCTGGCTCAGCCGTCGAGCATTTCGTTTTACGCCCTGCAGCCGGGACACGATGATGGCTTTG ATCCCTTGTTTGCCAGCTCTGAGCTTTGCGGAAACCGCAATGCGGCCAAGGTCACGGAAATCCTGTGGCTCCACGCCAACCAGCGCGGCTGCTGTCTTCGACCGTTGCAGTCGCTTCACATCACGCCATGGATAAGCTTCCCACCGGCCCCCAGCTTGCTGCCCTTCGCCTACTCTTCCGAGACACTGACGCCAGTGGCCTCGCCAGACGAATCTCCACCCCAGCAGCGAGTCTCGCTTTCGGACCAAGGAGAACATCGGATGCAGCTACTTCTGGAGGCGCAGGTGGAGCCGATGCAACGTCCCAGTTCCCAGGACACCACTTGCGTGAGG CTGGAAGATTACG CTGTTCGCAGAGAGGGTGAGCCGCAGCCCTTTGAATTACTTGCCAATCATCTGAAGCGTCAGTCccgagtcaccgtggaactgGACAAAGAGGGCTGGAAGAAGCATCTGGAGGACTTGCGGGCCGCCAGTGTCCTCGCCCACCAGGCCACCGAATTCGAGAGTCACAAAAATCGTACCGAAGGAAAGTCTAAAAGTGACATCCTTGGTCAGGCTTCGGAGCCACTTCCCAAAGCTGTGGCCGTGGTGGAACCCACTAACAAAGCAGCTCTGTCCCCTGCTAGGATTCCAGTAACTGTTCCAAAAACTGAAGCCAAAATAGAGGTGAAGACGTCTCCAGCTAAAAGCGAAGCCAAAGTTAGTCCTGTCTACAAAACTGAATCTAAGTCCACTCCAACCAAAGGAACGCCAAAAAAGTTGGACTCCCAGCCGAGCGAATTGGAAAAGCTGGCAGCTGCCCAGGCGGCCCAACAGCAAAACACTCCACAGGAAGCCACGCCCATTAAGGTTGTTGCTGCGCCCAAGGCAGCTATTCCGGAAATACCCGACAAGACAGATAGTCCCAAGAAACCAGAGAAAATCGCCGCTGAAGCTCCGAAACCCAGCAAAACCTTTGAGGTAGCCAAGCCACTCAACTCGCCAGTTACAGCCACTCCTCCTCGTCCTGTCCTGAAAAGGAACAAAGATAGTCTGCAGGAAAGCAAGCCGCTGAATGTTCTAGTCTACTCTGATAGTGCCAGTGCCAGGGACTCTACGTTGGCAACGTTGGAGCAACTCCTGGAGAGGAATGTGTACACCATTTATCCACTTATGCCCCAGCAGGCGGCTCAGAAATATTGGACGGAGCAGACGGCGCTTCTGGTGGTCTGCGGATCGGTGGCGCCCGGGATAGGCCAAGTTCTTGTAGATTACTTCCTGCAGGGTGGCAAGGTTCTGAGTCTCTGTTCGGACATATTACACTTTATTTTGCCGAACTACCGAACAGCTGAA GTTCGGGAGCACGAATTGGTTCAGTTCTCCTACGACAAGTGGCAACGGGTCAAGATGATGCACCACATCTTCTGCTACCAGCCATCGCCAGTGAAGAAGCACTTTTCCACCGACAGCGAGGAGTCCACCAAGTCCCATTCCCGAAAACC AGCTCTAGTATGTCCAAGGTCCATGGAACTGAAGGATCTGGCTGGCCACAACCACAACCTGGATGTTCAGGTCCTGGGCACCGAGGAGACCTGGAACACGCCCAGTCTACTCTTGGCCAAGAGCCTCCAAAGCGGTGGCAAGGCGGTATTCTCGCAG GTTCATTTGGAAACAAATCCTAGCGAGTTTGAAACCGATGAAATAAAATACTCCATCCTGAAGCAAAACGAAAGCACTCGCCTTGAGATCTTTGCGGATCTTTTAAGGAAATACTTGGATGTGCAGGTGCAAGGAGGAGATGGTCCACCACAGCCCGGAGTGGTCTACCAACAAGCCTATTTTCTGGGCCGGCATGAG TCCAAGTTCGAGCTTCTGGAGAAACTCCGTCTTCGTTGCAGCGGTCCTGACAACGTTATAGCTACTCCCAAGTTGACAATTAAATTTTGTGGCAAGGATGACAAGCCACCGGTGGCGAACAACAATGTCCTGCCAATACTCATACATTCCTGTCCGGAGGACTTCTCTACCGTAGACTATTTTGAT CAATTAAAAACTGAGCACATTGGAAGATTGGTTATTTATGCCCCGGTGGTCAGTAGCTCCATGCATGTGATCAACAACTTGGAGCTCATAAACGGCTTGGCTGTCCTGCCCCTGCAACAGACGGCTGGAGTCGGTCGCAGCAATAATCAG TGGCTCAGTCCTCTGGGATGTGCCATGTTCTCGCTGCAACTGCACCTGGCCATGGATTCTCCTCTGGGATCGCGTCTACCCCTTCTGCAGCACATCATTGGAGCAGCTATTGTCAATTCCCTACGCAGTCATCCTCAATATGGG ATTTTGGATATATCTATCAAATGGCCGAATGATATATATGCAAATGGTAACCAAAAAATTGGCGGCCTTGTGATCAATACTACCTTGCAAGGTTCTCAAGCCATCGTTAACATAGGCAGCGgaataaatttaaacaattcAAAGCCAACAGTTTGCATTAACGATTTGATCCGGGAACATAACCAACATTCACCGAACAATAAATTACCTTTGCTAAAATACGAGTTATTTATTGCCATGATTTTTAACGAAATCGAAAGACTTTTGGGTGAAGTACAAAACGGAGATTTTGATAGTTTTTACGATTTGTACTATTCCCTTTGGCTACACAG cggTCAAACCGTGAAGATTTGCCTCCCAAACCAACAAGAAAGAGAAGCGGAAATAGTCGGAATTGATGATTTTGGCTTTTTAAAGGTCAAGTTACCCTCTGGAGCCATTGAAACCGTGCAGCCCGATGGAAATAGCTTTGATATGTTAAAAGGATTAATTGTTCCCAAATACCACTAG